Proteins encoded within one genomic window of Solenopsis invicta isolate M01_SB chromosome 10, UNIL_Sinv_3.0, whole genome shotgun sequence:
- the LOC120358754 gene encoding uncharacterized protein LOC120358754, translating into MAFNKTNVEIFFNKLEEVLLRSDSFKNGSRIYNLDETCTSTVQNQRKIVSPKGVKQVHQIKGAERGTSVTTCVIIGAFGVVLPPVLIFPRKKRIPDLMINAFPGSLGLGNEKGYMTKESFFHVMEHFINCTKSSKQNPTLLLLDNVETHFSTKTLNLAKENGVVIFTFPPHCTHRLQPLDVGIFGPFKVHYDNAINSYLMNNPASPPTLYRIAGFVKEALCKAVTPHNIIKSFETTGIFPFNRNVFQESDFIMASVTEKPDSSKADSISSPEIMTPTNILVDITEEGINTNKFDINVNVSEYPSASSSNEPSFRGPADIRGLPKAKQQENKRRNKRKGRCMIATDTPEKNEIAQRENEKELKKNKAEERRKRQEQKTVETKENQKGQKKVKKNICFDNDNMKKSQKKENLS; encoded by the coding sequence TGGCTTTCAATAAGACTAACGTTGAAATATTCTTCAACAAATTAGAAGAAGTACTTTTAAGGAGTGATTCATTCAAGAATGGATCTCGAATTTATAATTTGGATGAAACGTGCACTTCAACTGTCCAAAATCAGAGAAAAATCGTCTCACCAAAGGGTGTAAAACAAGTTCATCAAATAAAGGGCGCAGAGAGAGGGACATCTGTTACTACATGCGTTATTATTGGTGCTTTCGGTGTTGTTTTACCTCCTGTGCTTATATTTCCTCGAAAGAAACGTATACCAGACTTAATGATAAATGCTTTTCCTGGATCTCTTGGATTAGGAAATGAAAAGGGGTACATGACAAAAGAATCATTTTTCCATGTTATGGAGCACTTCATCAATTGCACTAAATCATCTAAGCAAAATCCTACTCTTTTATTGTTGGATAACGTGGAAACTCATTTTTCTACAAAGACTTTAAATCTTGCAAAAGAAAATGGCGTGGTAATATTTACTTTTCCTCCTCACTGCACTCACAGACTTCAGCCTCTAGATGTGGGAATCTTTGGTCCATTTAAGGTTCATTATGATAACGCTATTAATTCATATCTTATGAATAATCCTGCTAGTCCTCCTACATTATATCGCATAGCTGGTTTTGTCAAAGAGGCACTCTGCAAAGCAGTAACTCCTCATAATATCATAAAGAGTTTTGAAACAACTGGAATCTTCCCATTCAATAGGAATGTATTTCAAGAATCTGATTTTATCATGGCTAGTGTAACAGAAAAGCCTGATTCTTCTAAGGCAGATTCCATTTCCTCTCCTGAAATAATGACACCTACTAACATTCTTGTTGATATCACTGAAGAAGGAATCaacacaaataaatttgatatcaatgttaatgtcaGTGAATATCCATCTGCTTCCTCTTCAAATGAGCCTTCTTTTCGTGGTCCAGCAGATATTCGAGGTTTACCAAAAGCAAAACAGCAAGAAAATAAGCGAAGGAATAAACGAAAAGGAAGATGCATGATAGCAACTGATACGcctgaaaaaaatgaaatagctCAGCGAGAAaacgaaaaagaattaaagaaaaacaaagctgaagaaagaagaaaaagacaaGAACAAAAAACAGTAGAAACTAAGGAAAATCAGAAAGGACAAAAAAAGGTGAAAAAGAATATATGTTTTGATAATGATAACATGAAAAAATCTCAGAAAAAGGAGAATTTATCTTAG